The following proteins come from a genomic window of Scomber japonicus isolate fScoJap1 chromosome 4, fScoJap1.pri, whole genome shotgun sequence:
- the vwa1 gene encoding von Willebrand factor A domain-containing protein 1: MESLMLLTWMLLCSLLRPSATQNPPPEGVLNCCEGDVLFLLDSSGSVSSYEHSRMLTFLSELLLPFSLGEDQVRVGLLQVGTQPRLEFGFDTYSDQSGLQGALRGTKPLRGDTNTVDALRMARDRVLRPGAADGARPGLPRVLVWLTDGVKPGDVIGPMAELREQGVAVLVVSTGPGNYQVFRQVVSPPIESHLHFVDIDDMSIITEDLRNAIIEIIRAERINVKDVSTNSATLQWRPVLSGLTGYYEIRFGPLPSGGVGGGAGGGTGTSPSTGGSQYQRITQSADSSATRLTGLKPDTIYTATLTPESNEQAFNTLSVNFRTKPEVVSPAVVTVSESGQTSVRVSWGPLQPETVTSYYIEYSALPRGKLHAVTVGRTQNSTLLKGLQPDTTYLVTVSARHASGKEKAMSVKVCTQEETPALADLQLTTVGSDSVQVDWKGSVAGLRGYWLTWEGKQISDPAQRSSLYLPPDSLSKRLTHLPPSARVCVSPIYKTARGEGLCCTAQFESDALAYGYRS; this comes from the exons ATGGAGAGCCTCATGTTATTGACATGGATGCTGTTGTGTTCGCTCTTGCGGCCGTCTGCTACACAGAACCCCCCACCTGAAGGAG TGCTGAACTGCTGCGAGGGTGACGTCCTCTTCTTATTGGATTCCTCAGGCAGTGTATCATCCTATGAGCACTCCCGCATGCTCACCTTCCTTTCTgaactcctccttcctttctcactgGGAGAGGATCAAGTGAGGGTAGGACTTCTGCAGGTGGGCACCCAACCACGCCTTGAGTTCGGCTTTGACACCTACAGCGACCAAAGTGGCCTCCAGGGGGCTTTGAGGGGTACCAAACCTCTCAGGGGGGACACTAACACAGTAGACGCGCTGAGAATGGCAAGGGACCGGGTGCTGAgaccaggagcagcagatggggcccggccggggcTCCCGAGAGTGCTGGTGTGGTTGACCGATGGAGTGAAACCGGGCGATGTGATTGGACCAATGGCTGAGCTGCGGGAACAGGGCGTGGCTGTGCTGGTGGTCTCCACTGGGCCTGGTAACTATCAGGTGTTTAGGCAAGTGGTGTCCCCACCTATTGAAAGCCACCTGCACTTTGTGGACATCGATGACATGAGTATCATCACAGAGGACCTGCGTAATGCCATCATTG AGATCATCAGAGCCGAGCGAATCAATGTCAAAGACGTCTCTACCAACTCTGCCACACTCCAGTGGCGACCTGTTCTGTCCGGTTTGACGGGCTACTATGAGATTCGCTTCGGTCCGCTTCCCTCTGGAGGAGTTGGGGGTGGTGCTGGAGGTGGAACTGGGACCAGTCCGAGCACTGGTGGTAGCCAATACCAGAGAATCACCCAATCTGCAGATTCCAGCGCTACCAGGCTAACAGGCCTGAAGCCTGATACAATCTATACAGCTACACTGACCCCGGAGTCCAATGAACAAGCATTTAACACTCTCTCTGTCAACTTCAGAACAAAACCAG AGGTGGTGAGTCCAGCTGTGGTGACTGTATCTGAGTCAGGGCAAACCAGTGTTCGGGTGAGTTGGGGTCCTCTTCAGCCAGAGACGGTCACAAGTTACTACATCGAATACTCTGCCCTGCCCAGAGGCAAGCTCCACGCTGTCACAGTGGGCCGAACGCAAAACTCCACGCTCCTCAAGGGCCTCCAACCAGATACCACCTACCTGGTTACTGTCAGCGCTCGGCATGCCTCGGGCAAGGAGAAGGCAATGTCTGTCAAAGTGTGTACTCAGGAAG AAACTCCAGCCCTGGCAGACCTTCAGCTGACCACAGTGGGTAGTGACTCAGTGCAGGTCGACTGGAAGGGCAGCGTGGCTGGTTTGAGGGGCTACTGGCTCACCTGGGAAGGAAAGCAAATCTCTGACCCTGCCCAGCGTTCCTCCCTCTATTTACCACCCGACTCTTTGTCAAAGCGCCTCACACACCTCCCCCCATCGGCTAGGGTGTGTGTGTCACCCATTTACAAGACAGCCCGGGGAGAGGGACTGTGTTGCACAGCACAGTTTGAGTCAG ATGCATTAGCATATGGCTACCGATCATAG